The Bernardetia litoralis DSM 6794 genome includes a window with the following:
- a CDS encoding GIY-YIG nuclease family protein → MKTKEEILKEIFENDPLGLLNIKPQKSAARTSDERLAASFDDINVFFEKHNREPEPTMSNISEYKLYSTLKGLRENKDKILALKPQDKYNLLQTTTKEITSLDDILSDDVFDILGDDSEGLFTFNHTPTDVERAKADFVARRKKCKDFDKYEQMFEQVQADLASGKRKLIKFYENQLVAGRFFVHNGILLYLEEIQDYEKNKFGKSDGRTRTIFENGTESRMKLRSLGKNLVVNGQGVTQTGEQVNEEFTDSFKQTTEITEDDKEAGYIYILKSKSQNEKIASIKNLYKIGYTSTSVEERIKNAENEATYLMAGVKIESSWLCYNMNAQKFEKLIHQFFGRSCLDIEINDSKGIPRRPREWFIAPLKRIEEAISMIIDERVVNYVYDKENEIIIKR, encoded by the coding sequence ATGAAAACAAAAGAAGAAATTTTAAAAGAAATATTTGAAAATGACCCTCTTGGTTTATTAAATATCAAACCTCAAAAATCTGCTGCTCGTACTTCTGATGAGCGTTTGGCAGCTTCTTTTGATGATATAAATGTATTTTTTGAAAAGCACAACCGAGAGCCTGAGCCAACGATGAGTAATATTTCAGAATACAAACTGTATTCAACCTTGAAAGGATTGAGAGAAAATAAAGACAAAATATTGGCTCTAAAACCTCAAGACAAATATAATTTACTACAAACCACAACAAAAGAAATCACATCTTTAGATGATATTTTGAGTGATGATGTGTTTGATATTTTAGGAGATGATTCAGAAGGATTATTTACCTTCAATCACACACCTACGGATGTAGAGCGAGCAAAGGCAGACTTTGTAGCAAGACGAAAAAAATGCAAAGATTTTGATAAATATGAACAGATGTTTGAGCAAGTACAGGCTGATTTGGCGAGTGGGAAACGGAAACTCATTAAATTTTATGAAAATCAATTGGTTGCAGGAAGGTTTTTTGTTCATAATGGTATTTTATTATACCTAGAAGAAATACAAGATTATGAAAAAAATAAATTTGGAAAAAGTGATGGAAGAACAAGAACTATATTTGAAAATGGTACAGAATCTCGCATGAAATTGCGTTCACTAGGCAAAAATTTGGTTGTCAATGGGCAAGGAGTTACCCAAACTGGAGAGCAAGTAAACGAAGAATTTACGGACAGTTTTAAGCAGACAACAGAAATAACAGAAGATGACAAAGAAGCAGGTTATATCTATATCTTGAAATCAAAAAGTCAAAATGAAAAAATTGCTTCGATAAAAAACTTATATAAAATTGGTTATACCTCTACAAGCGTTGAGGAACGCATCAAAAATGCAGAAAATGAAGCTACTTATTTGATGGCTGGTGTAAAAATAGAATCTTCTTGGCTCTGTTATAATATGAATGCACAAAAATTTGAAAAACTAATTCATCAATTTTTTGGAAGGTCTTGTTTAGATATCGAAATTAATGATAGCAAAGGAATTCCACGCAGACCAAGAGAATGGTTTATTGCGCCTCTTAAAAGAATAGAAGAAGCAATATCAATGATTATTGATGAAAGAGTTGTAAATTATGTGTATGATAAAGAAAATGAAATTATAATTAAGAGATAA
- a CDS encoding lipocalin family protein, producing MKKQFLFVFLIVLSFTTLFTSCKEDDEEITEEVKESIIIGRWEGETATTSVIQDDSVFPIQTQDISNTMMEFNADGTYNSTVNDEDGNLVDNSGTWILSNGDTEIIFDASTEAEGIFTIDALTESDLKITSQEEETIDPDQGTITASITMDFKR from the coding sequence ATGAAAAAGCAATTTTTATTCGTGTTTTTAATCGTTTTATCTTTTACTACTCTTTTTACTTCTTGTAAAGAAGACGATGAAGAAATTACAGAAGAAGTTAAAGAATCTATCATCATAGGTCGTTGGGAAGGTGAAACTGCTACAACTTCAGTAATTCAAGATGATAGTGTTTTTCCTATTCAAACACAAGATATTTCGAATACTATGATGGAATTTAATGCAGATGGTACATATAATTCTACAGTAAATGATGAAGACGGAAATCTAGTTGATAATTCAGGTACTTGGATACTAAGTAATGGAGATACAGAAATTATTTTTGATGCAAGTACTGAGGCTGAAGGTATTTTTACTATTGATGCTCTGACTGAATCAGATTTAAAAATAACAAGTCAAGAAGAAGAAACAATTGATCCTGACCAAGGTACTATTACAGCAAGTATAACAATGGATTTTAAAAGATAA
- a CDS encoding lysophospholipid acyltransferase family protein, whose translation MKLIQKDSFGNVLFLKKILVGVLGALTYPRFNILNKTKVEGAEYLIDLPDKGVMFISNHQTYFADVMVMYHIFCSVKWKFKNINSPIYLLNPRTKMFYVAAEETMKDGGWLPKLLSYAGAVTIKRSWRAKGEEVKRGADTSAPNKIKQALEDGWMVTFPQGTTKAFAPVRKGSAHLIHELKPIVVPVYINGFRRAFDKKGFFLKKRGTELQVTFHKPVQFTDKDTITDIQKFIEEHVKLPEEMKTIK comes from the coding sequence ATGAAGCTAATACAAAAAGATTCTTTTGGAAATGTCCTTTTTTTGAAAAAAATTCTTGTCGGAGTTCTTGGCGCACTTACGTATCCACGTTTTAATATTCTAAACAAGACAAAAGTAGAAGGAGCAGAATATTTAATTGATTTGCCAGATAAAGGAGTTATGTTTATTTCGAATCATCAAACTTATTTTGCTGATGTAATGGTGATGTATCATATTTTTTGTAGCGTAAAATGGAAATTTAAAAATATAAACTCTCCTATTTATTTATTAAATCCACGTACAAAAATGTTTTATGTAGCAGCTGAAGAAACAATGAAAGATGGAGGTTGGTTGCCAAAATTACTTTCTTATGCAGGCGCAGTAACCATAAAAAGAAGTTGGAGAGCAAAGGGAGAAGAAGTAAAACGAGGAGCAGATACATCAGCTCCCAACAAAATAAAACAAGCCTTAGAAGATGGATGGATGGTAACTTTTCCACAAGGAACAACAAAAGCATTTGCACCAGTCAGAAAGGGTTCGGCACATCTTATTCACGAATTAAAACCAATTGTAGTTCCTGTTTATATCAATGGTTTTAGGAGAGCTTTTGATAAAAAAGGTTTCTTTCTCAAAAAAAGAGGAACAGAATTACAAGTAACTTTTCATAAACCTGTTCAGTTTACAGATAAAGATACTATCACAGATATTCAAAAATTTATTGAAGAGCATGTCAAATTGCCAGAAGAAATGAAGACGATAAAGTAA
- a CDS encoding 30S ribosomal protein S16 encodes MATRIRLARRGRKKAARFEIVIADSRAPRDGKFIEKIGTYNPQTVPATIVIDDEKAMKWLMVGAQPSETVRRMLHYKGLMFRKHLQLGVNKGAITQEAADAKMVSWKEAKDLKIEGHISKISSDKQQAAKERMAAEAKVKEARTEAIRKKQEEEAKANEPVAEATEEAPEATSTEETTENAGE; translated from the coding sequence ATGGCAACTCGTATTAGACTTGCAAGAAGAGGGCGCAAAAAAGCTGCACGTTTCGAAATCGTGATAGCAGACTCTCGTGCGCCACGTGATGGTAAATTCATCGAAAAAATAGGTACTTATAACCCACAAACTGTTCCTGCAACTATCGTTATTGATGACGAAAAAGCAATGAAATGGCTTATGGTGGGAGCGCAACCTTCAGAAACTGTAAGAAGAATGCTGCACTATAAAGGCTTAATGTTCCGTAAACACCTTCAATTAGGTGTAAACAAAGGAGCTATTACTCAAGAAGCTGCTGACGCAAAAATGGTATCTTGGAAAGAAGCTAAAGACCTTAAAATTGAAGGTCATATTTCTAAAATTTCTAGCGATAAGCAACAAGCTGCTAAAGAACGTATGGCTGCTGAAGCTAAAGTGAAAGAAGCTCGTACTGAAGCTATTCGTAAGAAACAAGAAGAAGAAGCTAAAGCTAACGAACCTGTAGCTGAAGCAACTGAAGAAGCTCCAGAAGCAACTTCAACGGAAGAAACAACAGAAAACGCAGGAGAATAA
- the recG gene encoding ATP-dependent DNA helicase RecG codes for MEQSAENNIQNKLTDSNQESQETAPNSKKINQKTVFDTKIEFLKGVGGLRAEVLQKELNIRTFGDLLMHLPFRYEDRTQFQKIGLISEEDAAVQLKGRLRNINLWGEGKKKRLEAILEDASGEVKLVWFRGAGWVAKKLKEGHEYIVYGRPNMYGRNFSLAHPEIELHIPLEKEKSYFQPVYHTSEKMKAKGMDSRGISNLMQTLIRQVHKEIEETLPTSIIEKQDLLDRRRAIVHIHFPKNTEWLEKARNRLKFEELFFIQLQLLQLKLVRTDKNQGLIFEKTPTLAKFYKEHLPFELTGAQKRVVKEIHQDVQSGSQMNRLLQGDVGSGKTIVSFLIMLMGIDYEAQSCLMAPTEILAQQHYEGLKGFCDALGLRIDILTGSTRTKARREMLEDLKEGKIHIIVGTHALLEDRVQFQKLGICVIDEQHRFGVAQRAKLWQKNEGFFPHVLVMTATPIPRTLAMTLYGDLDVSIIDELPAGRKPIKTVHKFDAHRLRVFGFMQSQIDLGRQIYLVYPLIEESETLDYKNLEDGYESIRRAFPDVPVSILHGKMKPKDKDFEMQRFAKNETKILVATTVIEVGVNVPNASVMIIENSERFGLSQLHQLRGRVGRGGEQSYCVLMSGYKLSKEGKKRLEVMVRTVNGFEIADEDLKLRGAGDIAGTQQSGAVDLRIADLARDGEILKVAREVAQELLKEDPKLEKEENLPLVITLENIQKAQTINWSRIS; via the coding sequence TTGGAACAATCTGCCGAAAATAATATACAAAATAAGCTAACAGATTCTAATCAAGAATCTCAAGAAACTGCGCCTAATTCTAAAAAAATAAATCAGAAAACGGTTTTTGATACAAAAATAGAATTTCTAAAAGGTGTAGGTGGTTTGCGTGCTGAAGTTTTACAAAAAGAACTCAACATTCGTACTTTTGGAGATTTGCTGATGCACTTACCTTTTCGCTACGAAGACCGTACACAATTCCAAAAAATAGGACTTATTTCAGAAGAAGATGCAGCCGTCCAGCTCAAAGGAAGACTTCGAAATATTAATCTTTGGGGAGAAGGAAAAAAGAAGCGTTTGGAAGCTATTTTGGAAGATGCTTCTGGTGAAGTAAAACTGGTTTGGTTTCGTGGTGCAGGTTGGGTAGCCAAAAAACTCAAAGAAGGACACGAATATATTGTGTATGGTCGTCCGAATATGTACGGCAGAAATTTTAGCCTTGCGCATCCAGAAATTGAATTACATATTCCATTAGAAAAAGAAAAAAGTTATTTTCAGCCTGTCTATCATACAAGCGAGAAAATGAAGGCAAAGGGAATGGATAGCCGAGGAATTTCGAACCTTATGCAAACGCTTATCCGTCAAGTACACAAAGAAATTGAAGAAACATTGCCGACTTCTATTATTGAGAAACAAGATTTATTAGATAGACGAAGAGCCATCGTACATATTCATTTTCCTAAAAATACAGAATGGTTAGAAAAAGCACGAAACCGACTAAAATTTGAAGAGTTATTTTTCATTCAACTTCAATTATTACAATTAAAACTTGTCAGAACAGATAAAAATCAAGGTTTAATTTTTGAAAAAACACCTACTTTAGCCAAATTTTATAAAGAACATTTGCCTTTCGAACTGACTGGCGCACAAAAACGAGTAGTCAAAGAAATTCATCAAGATGTACAATCGGGAAGCCAAATGAACCGACTTTTACAAGGTGATGTAGGAAGTGGAAAAACGATTGTTTCCTTTCTGATTATGTTAATGGGAATTGATTATGAAGCACAAAGTTGCTTGATGGCTCCTACCGAAATTTTGGCACAACAACATTACGAAGGTTTGAAAGGCTTTTGTGATGCTTTGGGGCTTCGAATTGATATTCTGACTGGCTCTACAAGAACAAAGGCAAGACGTGAAATGTTAGAAGATTTAAAGGAAGGTAAAATTCATATTATTGTAGGAACACATGCACTTTTGGAAGATAGGGTTCAATTTCAAAAACTAGGAATTTGTGTAATTGATGAACAACATCGTTTTGGAGTGGCACAAAGAGCAAAATTGTGGCAAAAAAATGAAGGCTTTTTTCCTCATGTTTTGGTAATGACAGCAACGCCAATCCCTAGAACCTTGGCAATGACTTTGTATGGAGATTTGGATGTTTCGATAATTGATGAGCTGCCAGCAGGACGAAAACCTATCAAAACAGTTCATAAATTTGATGCTCATCGTTTGCGTGTTTTTGGTTTTATGCAAAGCCAAATTGATTTGGGAAGACAAATTTATTTAGTTTATCCGTTGATTGAAGAATCAGAAACACTAGATTATAAAAATCTGGAAGATGGATATGAAAGCATCAGAAGAGCTTTTCCAGATGTTCCTGTAAGTATTTTGCATGGAAAAATGAAACCAAAAGATAAGGATTTTGAGATGCAACGATTTGCCAAAAATGAAACCAAAATTTTAGTTGCCACAACAGTTATCGAAGTGGGTGTAAATGTTCCCAATGCTTCGGTTATGATTATCGAAAATTCTGAGCGTTTTGGTCTTTCACAGCTTCATCAGCTTCGTGGGCGTGTTGGGCGTGGTGGCGAGCAGTCTTATTGTGTCTTGATGAGTGGTTACAAATTGAGTAAAGAAGGCAAAAAACGTTTAGAAGTAATGGTCAGAACTGTAAATGGTTTTGAGATTGCTGATGAAGATTTGAAATTGCGTGGTGCTGGTGATATTGCAGGAACGCAGCAAAGTGGCGCAGTAGATTTACGAATTGCAGACCTTGCAAGAGATGGTGAAATATTAAAAGTAGCTAGAGAAGTAGCTCAGGAATTACTCAAAGAAGACCCAAAATTAGAAAAAGAAGAAAATCTACCTCTAGTAATTACATTAGAAAATATTCAAAAAGCACAGACAATTAATTGGAGTCGTATTTCATAA
- a CDS encoding RDD family protein — translation MKNILLLTENQTHFLAENRQDPITQDSFSIGDEIVFCAECKSAFLKESWEFMNLEHCNQKKTLKKFPISERLLLEKPKLQVPSNYIKAEIEARIPAIFMDAVISLIVALFLLKIINSISNLDANYPIFYLGFALFIFRDSFFLNQSIGKRMMKLYFINDKTKKKAIWYRVFARNLIWWLFNGLIYAFFANTNPVFPILLLLITQIIYFFYVLIKGQSFIDECLQIELVEENEIQDEIM, via the coding sequence ATGAAAAATATCTTATTACTTACCGAAAATCAAACTCATTTTTTAGCAGAGAATCGTCAAGACCCAATTACACAAGATAGTTTTTCTATTGGAGATGAGATTGTATTTTGTGCTGAATGCAAATCTGCTTTCTTGAAAGAGAGTTGGGAATTTATGAATTTAGAACATTGTAATCAGAAAAAGACACTCAAAAAATTTCCAATTTCAGAAAGACTTTTACTTGAAAAGCCAAAATTACAAGTACCTTCAAATTATATTAAAGCTGAAATTGAAGCTCGTATTCCTGCTATTTTTATGGATGCTGTTATTAGTTTGATAGTAGCTTTATTTTTATTAAAAATAATTAATTCTATTTCAAATTTAGATGCAAATTATCCAATTTTTTACTTGGGTTTTGCGCTATTTATATTTAGAGATAGTTTTTTTCTAAATCAAAGTATTGGCAAACGAATGATGAAACTTTATTTTATAAATGATAAAACAAAAAAAAAGGCTATCTGGTACAGAGTTTTTGCACGAAATCTAATTTGGTGGCTTTTTAATGGTTTGATTTATGCTTTTTTTGCTAATACAAACCCTGTTTTTCCTATATTATTGTTGTTAATTACTCAAATAATTTATTTCTTTTATGTACTTATTAAAGGACAATCATTTATAGATGAATGTTTGCAAATAGAATTAGTTGAAGAAAATGAAATTCAAGATGAAATTATGTAA
- a CDS encoding transposase has product MNQEEIREEHEYIGFFTATILKWQRLLKPHKYKQIILDSLKYLVEQKKVKVYAFVIMPNHIHLLWKINEPYLLEDVQRDFLKFTGQAMYRDLLKNHKDVLALFRVDLKDRKYQFWKRNSLTTFLYYRKTIEQKLDYIHNNPVQGIWELAESVDKYPYSSYNFYEFDDTTIYPFLTHYMEEFE; this is encoded by the coding sequence ATGAATCAAGAGGAAATAAGAGAGGAACACGAATACATAGGTTTTTTCACAGCTACTATTTTGAAATGGCAAAGATTGCTTAAACCTCATAAATACAAACAGATTATTTTAGATAGTTTAAAGTATTTGGTAGAACAGAAAAAAGTGAAGGTTTATGCTTTTGTTATTATGCCTAATCATATTCATTTGCTATGGAAAATAAATGAACCTTATCTTCTGGAAGATGTGCAACGAGATTTTTTAAAGTTTACAGGACAAGCTATGTATCGTGATTTGCTCAAAAATCATAAAGACGTATTAGCACTTTTTAGAGTAGATTTGAAAGATAGAAAGTATCAATTTTGGAAACGTAATTCCCTCACTACTTTTTTGTATTACCGAAAAACAATAGAACAAAAACTAGATTATATTCATAACAATCCAGTACAAGGAATATGGGAATTAGCAGAATCAGTAGATAAATATCCGTATAGTTCATATAATTTCTATGAATTTGATGATACAACTATCTATCCTTTTCTAACTCATTATATGGAAGAATTTGAATAA
- a CDS encoding transposase, with translation MYVNLSKKTITENILPYLTQFKKGRKPKVALWRIVKAIIYRLKTGTQWRELPIKQFFGRTSINWNTVYYHYNKWSKLESWKVGRIYGHIIYLRIVLI, from the coding sequence ATGTACGTAAATTTATCAAAAAAAACTATCACAGAAAATATTTTACCCTATTTAACTCAATTTAAAAAAGGTCGTAAACCTAAAGTAGCTCTTTGGCGCATTGTTAAAGCTATTATTTATCGTCTTAAAACAGGTACTCAATGGAGAGAATTACCTATCAAACAATTTTTTGGCAGAACTTCAATTAACTGGAATACAGTATATTATCACTATAATAAATGGTCAAAGTTGGAAAGTTGGAAAGTTGGAAGAATTTATGGACACATTATTTATCTAAGAATCGTTCTGATATAG
- a CDS encoding transposase family protein encodes MVKVGKLESWKNLWTHYLSKNRSDIDLSICHLDGSHSPAKQGGEGVAYSSRKRCKTTNSLFLTDKNGIPVAMSVPQGGNHHDAFELEKNMQTMLVDLNKANIRHEGIFLNADAAFDTNSFRSFCSHMDIVDNIDFNKRNRKDIDNQPFKDEKMYDLRFAIERTNAWLDAFKAILTRYETKIHTWQSLHYLAFTLIFIRDRQKIKLNS; translated from the coding sequence ATGGTCAAAGTTGGAAAGTTGGAAAGTTGGAAGAATTTATGGACACATTATTTATCTAAGAATCGTTCTGATATAGACCTTTCTATTTGTCATTTGGATGGTAGTCATTCACCAGCAAAACAAGGAGGAGAAGGAGTAGCTTATTCAAGCAGAAAAAGATGTAAAACAACAAATTCACTATTTCTGACTGATAAAAATGGAATTCCAGTAGCGATGTCTGTGCCTCAAGGTGGAAATCATCACGATGCTTTTGAACTTGAAAAAAATATGCAAACTATGTTAGTAGATTTGAACAAGGCAAATATTAGACATGAAGGAATTTTTCTTAATGCAGATGCTGCTTTTGATACAAATTCATTTCGTTCTTTTTGCTCGCATATGGATATTGTGGATAACATAGATTTTAATAAAAGAAATCGAAAAGATATTGATAATCAACCATTTAAAGATGAAAAAATGTATGATTTACGTTTTGCAATAGAAAGAACTAATGCTTGGTTAGATGCTTTTAAGGCAATATTGACACGATATGAAACTAAAATCCATACTTGGCAAAGCCTACATTATTTAGCTTTTACTTTGATATTTATCAGAGATAGACAGAAAATAAAACTCAATTCTTAA
- a CDS encoding YrhB family protein codes for MIDYKEAKKIAKLFLNRIDTGTRNDKCIITDNIEYDFGWIFFYQSSIYLETNDPLYMLAGNIPIIVDRVTKNILFTGSEYDISYYADLYKKYRNDIGKYEDLT; via the coding sequence ATGATAGATTACAAAGAAGCTAAGAAAATAGCTAAATTGTTTTTAAACAGAATTGACACAGGAACTAGAAATGACAAATGTATTATTACAGACAATATAGAGTATGATTTTGGATGGATATTTTTCTATCAATCTAGTATATATCTTGAAACTAATGATCCATTATATATGTTAGCAGGAAATATACCAATTATAGTCGACAGAGTTACAAAAAATATTCTTTTTACTGGCTCAGAATATGATATATCTTATTATGCAGATTTGTATAAAAAATATAGAAATGACATAGGTAAATACGAAGATCTAACTTGA
- the lepA gene encoding translation elongation factor 4 produces the protein MKNIRNFCIIAHIDHGKSTLADRLLQTTNTITERQMQAQVLDDMDLERERGITIKSHAIQMNYIDPETKEEYTLNLIDTPGHVDFSYEVSRSIAACEGALLIVDAAQGIEAQTISNLYLALGNDLTIIPVMNKIDLPSAQPEVVADEIMNLIDCEREDIISASAKEGIGITDILEAIVKKVPAPVGNPDEELQALIFDSEYNTYRGIEVIFRVMNGSIKKGDKVKFMATGKEYEADEIGILGLEQKPQKEIKAGNVGYLISGIKQAKEVKVGDTITHVEKPCKKMIEGFENVKPMVFAGIYPVDTTEFEELRASMEKLQLNDSALIWEPETSAALGFGFRCGFLGMLHMEIVQERLEREFNMTVIMTVPSVRFQVTTKKDGVFNVSAPSEMPDPGFLEKIEEPFIRASIITKSDYIGQVIKICMDNRGILMNQSYLTTDRVEMIFEMPLAEIVFDFYDRLKTVSRGYASFDYELIGLRQSNMVKLDVMLNGEPVDALSAIVHRDKAYEWGKRLCENLKSLLPRQQFEIAIQAAIGAKIIARETISALRKNVIAKCYGGDISRKRKLLEKQKKGKKRMRQIGSVEVPQEAFMAVLKINN, from the coding sequence ATGAAAAATATCAGAAATTTTTGCATCATTGCACACATTGACCACGGAAAAAGTACGCTGGCAGACCGTCTTCTCCAAACCACGAACACCATTACCGAACGCCAAATGCAGGCGCAAGTTTTGGATGATATGGATTTGGAACGTGAGCGTGGAATTACAATAAAAAGCCACGCTATTCAGATGAATTATATAGACCCAGAAACGAAAGAAGAATATACATTGAATCTAATTGACACTCCTGGTCATGTTGATTTTTCGTATGAAGTTTCTCGTTCGATTGCAGCTTGTGAAGGAGCTTTATTGATTGTAGATGCAGCACAAGGCATTGAAGCACAGACAATTTCAAATCTTTATTTGGCTTTGGGAAATGATTTGACAATTATTCCTGTTATGAATAAAATTGATTTGCCAAGCGCACAACCCGAAGTAGTGGCAGATGAAATTATGAATCTGATTGATTGCGAACGTGAAGATATTATTTCTGCTTCTGCAAAAGAAGGAATAGGCATTACAGATATTTTAGAAGCAATTGTTAAGAAAGTTCCTGCTCCTGTTGGAAATCCTGATGAAGAACTTCAAGCACTTATTTTTGATTCTGAATATAATACATACAGAGGAATTGAAGTAATTTTTAGAGTGATGAATGGCTCAATCAAAAAAGGCGATAAAGTAAAATTTATGGCAACAGGAAAAGAATATGAAGCCGATGAAATTGGTATTTTGGGTTTAGAACAAAAGCCACAAAAAGAAATAAAAGCTGGAAATGTAGGCTATCTTATTTCTGGAATCAAACAAGCAAAAGAAGTAAAAGTAGGAGATACAATTACCCATGTAGAAAAGCCTTGTAAAAAAATGATTGAGGGTTTTGAGAATGTAAAACCAATGGTTTTTGCAGGAATTTATCCAGTAGATACAACAGAGTTTGAGGAGCTACGTGCTTCAATGGAAAAACTTCAACTCAATGATTCAGCTCTTATTTGGGAGCCTGAAACATCGGCTGCTTTGGGTTTTGGCTTTCGTTGTGGATTCTTAGGAATGCTTCACATGGAAATTGTACAGGAGCGTTTGGAAAGAGAATTTAATATGACAGTTATTATGACTGTGCCATCGGTTCGTTTTCAAGTGACGACCAAGAAAGATGGTGTATTTAATGTTAGCGCACCTTCTGAAATGCCAGACCCAGGATTTTTGGAAAAAATTGAAGAGCCATTTATTAGAGCTTCTATTATTACAAAATCAGATTATATTGGGCAGGTTATCAAAATCTGTATGGATAATCGTGGAATTTTGATGAATCAATCTTATCTCACAACTGACCGTGTAGAAATGATTTTTGAAATGCCACTTGCCGAAATTGTATTTGATTTCTATGATAGATTAAAAACAGTTTCTCGTGGTTATGCATCTTTTGATTATGAGCTTATTGGGCTGCGTCAATCAAATATGGTTAAGCTAGATGTGATGCTTAATGGTGAACCTGTTGATGCTCTTTCTGCGATTGTACACCGAGATAAAGCCTACGAATGGGGGAAACGCCTATGTGAAAACCTAAAATCATTGCTTCCTCGTCAGCAATTTGAGATTGCTATTCAAGCAGCTATCGGAGCAAAAATTATTGCTAGAGAAACTATCTCAGCACTTCGTAAAAATGTAATTGCAAAATGTTATGGAGGAGATATTTCTCGTAAGCGTAAATTATTAGAAAAACAAAAGAAAGGTAAAAAACGTATGCGTCAGATTGGTTCAGTAGAAGTTCCACAAGAAGCATTTATGGCTGTTTTGAAAATTAATAATTAG
- a CDS encoding histidine phosphatase family protein, translated as MKISTPDKIIYIIRHGQTEYNRLGLVQGCGIDSDLNDVGIQQAELFFQKHGHTKFDKVYTSMLKRTHQSVKNFLDLKLEWEKLVGLNEVSWGDKEGRPLTKEDNKTYFEMIKGWRNGELHLKVPKGESPLEVAERQREALEVILSRPHEKNVLVCMHGRAMRILLCQLMRQPISKMDNYEHSNLGLYILHYRYDTHSFELQLANDRSHLEEMNVSK; from the coding sequence ATGAAAATCTCTACTCCAGACAAAATTATTTATATTATTAGGCACGGACAAACCGAATACAATCGCTTAGGTTTAGTTCAAGGCTGTGGCATTGATTCCGATTTGAATGATGTTGGAATACAACAAGCTGAGTTATTTTTTCAAAAACACGGACATACAAAATTTGATAAAGTCTATACTTCAATGCTCAAACGAACGCATCAGAGCGTAAAAAACTTTTTAGATTTAAAATTAGAATGGGAAAAACTTGTCGGGCTAAATGAAGTTAGTTGGGGAGATAAAGAAGGAAGACCTCTTACAAAAGAAGACAACAAAACTTATTTTGAGATGATAAAAGGGTGGCGAAATGGAGAACTTCATCTAAAAGTACCAAAAGGAGAAAGTCCACTTGAAGTAGCCGAAAGACAAAGAGAAGCCTTAGAGGTAATTCTTTCCCGTCCACATGAAAAAAATGTATTGGTTTGTATGCATGGACGAGCAATGCGAATTTTGTTGTGTCAGCTTATGCGACAACCTATTTCAAAAATGGACAACTATGAACATTCTAATTTAGGACTTTATATCTTACATTATCGTTATGATACACATAGTTTTGAACTACAATTAGCAAATGATAGAAGTCATTTGGAAGAAATGAATGTTTCTAAGTAA
- the mce gene encoding methylmalonyl-CoA epimerase, with protein MAFLRVEHIGIAIKSLEKSNDLFKKLFGKEHYKVEKVEREGVSTSFFQLGETKIELLEATTEESAISKFIDKKGEGVHHIAYEVDDIYAEMKRLENEGFILLSQEPKTGADNKLICFLHPKSTNGVLVELCQERKE; from the coding sequence ATGGCATTTTTAAGAGTAGAACATATTGGTATTGCTATCAAAAGTTTAGAAAAATCAAATGATCTTTTCAAAAAATTATTTGGAAAAGAACATTATAAAGTAGAAAAAGTGGAGCGAGAAGGTGTAAGCACTTCATTTTTTCAATTGGGAGAAACCAAAATTGAGCTTTTGGAAGCAACCACAGAAGAAAGTGCAATCTCAAAATTTATAGATAAGAAAGGTGAAGGAGTTCATCATATTGCCTATGAAGTAGATGATATTTATGCCGAAATGAAACGCTTAGAGAATGAAGGTTTTATACTTTTGAGCCAAGAACCCAAAACAGGAGCAGACAATAAATTGATTTGTTTTTTACATCCAAAATCTACAAATGGTGTTTTGGTAGAGCTTTGCCAAGAAAGAAAAGAATAA